DNA sequence from the Tissierella sp. MB52-C2 genome:
TTGCATAAATTTCATCTTCCTCTAAGTCTTTTCCTCTAGGTCTAGTGCCTGCAATAGGGCAGGTTTCTACCTTATCTTTGTTTACCTTCACTAAAGTCTCTGGAGAAGAACCAACTATATGATAAAATCCAAAATCTATATAATACATATATGGAGAAGGATTTAAAACTCTCAGTTTTCTATAAGATTCAAAAGGATCAATTTTTGTATGGAAATCAAGTCTTTGGGATAAAACTACTTGCAATAACTCCCCACTTTTTATATATTTCTTAGCTTCTAAAACCTTTTCTATAAAACTTTCCTTTGTTTCATTACTAGTATAATAAACTTCTTCAAAATGTATTTTTGCCTCTTTCTCTATATAAAGTTTAGTTTCGAGTATTTCTTCCTTTGCTTTTTCTATCTCTAATACTCCTTCTTCATAGGTTTCTTTTAAGGATTCTCCTATTTCTAGAATTACAACAATCTTTATCTTTTGTCTTATATGATCATAGATGATGATATTTTTAGGCAATAAAAGGTGTAAGTCTGGAGTTTTTATGCTATCCTTATTTGTACTTACTACTCCATTGCCATCTTTTATTAAATCATAACCAATGAAGCCTACGGCTCCACCTGTAAAATCCTCTGGACTTTCTATTGGAGCTATTTTGTATTTGTCTATAATTTCTTGTACAATACTAAAAGCGTCTCCCTCTTTTTTTATTGTCTCATCCTCTTTAATTATTGTAACTTCATTGCCATAAGCCATAATCTCCATAAAAGGATTTCTTCCCATATAAGAATATCTCCCCCACTTAATTCCCCCTTCAACACTTTCCAATAGAAAGGTCTTTTTACATTTGCACAACTTACTAAATAAAGAAATAGGTGTTTCCATATCACCATCTATTTCCAATGAAATAGAAACTACTTTTCTTTCTTTACTTAGTCTTTTAAATTCTTCATAATCTGGATACATAGTATAATCCCCCTTTTTTTGGTACAAAAAAAGCACTTCGTCCTAATAAGGACGAAGTGCTTAACACTCCGTGTTGCCACCTTTTTTAGGTAATCTTATATCCTAGGTAATAAAACAAAAAAACATTTCAATCCTAATGTTTAGGACGAAATGTTACACCTCGCTATGCCACCTAATATAGATAGTTGACTACCTCACTCTAAAGATACGGAAATAATAATATTTCGATATCCCGTCTTTATAACGTAAGACACTCGGCTAATGATACTCTCCTAAGATTTCACACCGCTTCTCATGGAACCATTCAGCAGACCATCCGTATCGGGCTTCCACCGTCCCCGACTCTCTAAACCTTCAAGTATTGCTTACTTTTTCCAATCAATGAATTCTTTAACTTTTAAAGATTGTAATATAAAAAAACTTTTTTGTCAATATTTAATTTTATGAATATTTTTCCAATTATTGTATATCATATCTAATATAACTAATCACACAGTCCTTTTTTCAGAATAATATGTATATTATCTTGAAAATTTGACAAAGTAAATCTTTTTGATTACAATACTAGAATAGTGAATTTATAGGAGGTATTTTATGGAAAATTATCCAATTAGCAAGACTTGGAAATTCTTAGTCTTGGCAGCCCTCACTATAGCTATAACTGTATCTTTAGGGTTTTTTATGTACCAAGGTAGTATAAGTGATATTACCTTACAAGTGGAAGACGAAGTCATTGAAGTGGCTTCAAAGGCCAAAACAGTGGAAGCCTTTCTTAAATCTGAAGGCATCTCCATTGAGGAGGATACCTACATCAATGTAAATTTGGACACAGAAATTGAAGACAATATGAATATAATTATAAAACAACCTAAGTCATATACTATTTCATTCAATGCTGGGGATTTGGATATTAGATCTGTCCATTCTACTGTTCGAGAAATATTAGATGACCAAGGCATTGTATTAGGTGAGAAAGACTTTACTTATCCTGAACTGCATAAGAAAATATCCAGTGGTGATAAGATTGAGTTATTCCAAGTTGAGGAAAAAATTGAAACCGTTGAGGATGTTATTCCCTTTGAAAGGACAGTAAATAAAAATCATAAATTAGATTATGGAGTAGTACAAACTGTTCAACAGGGTAAAAATGGACTTAAGAAATCTCAATACAAAAAAGAATATGTAAATGGTGTATTGAGATCAACGGAATTAGTAAAAGAAGAAATAGTCACTAAACCTGTTTCTGAAATTGTGGAAAAAGGTACAAACAATTTAATAGTTACCTCTAGAGGTAACACTAGCTATAGAAAAGCTGTGACTATGACAGCTACTGCATATGATCTATCCTTTGAAAGCTGTGGTAAACGGCCAGGGGATAAATATTATGGCCTTACAGCTTCTGGTACAAAAGTTAGGCCTGGAGTAGTTGCTGTTGACCCTAAAGTAATACCACTTGGCACTAAACTTTATGTTAAGAGCCTTGATGGAGCTAAAGATTACGGTTTCGCTGTAGCAGAGGATACAGGTGGTGCAATAAAAGGAAATAAAATAGACCTTTTCTTTGAAAGTGGCAAAGATGTATCTAATTTTGGAAGAAGAAAGGTTAAAGTATATATATTAAATTAAAGTAGGCTCCAAAAGAGCCTACTTTAATTTATTTCATTCCATTTGCATTTGAGAACTTCTTCTACAAATACTTTTGCCAAATAAGGATCAAATTGAGTTCCTGCATTGTTTTTAAACTCTATTATTATTTTATCATGGGGCAGTGCCTTTCTGTAAACTCTATCAGCTGCCATTGCATCATAGGAATCAGCAATTGCTATGATTCTTGATATTAAAGGTATCTCATCTCCTTTTAACCCCTTAGGATAACCAAGTCCATCATATCTTTCATGATGACTAAGGATATATTCTGCTATTTCTGACATTTCATTGACTGTACTAAGTATTCTATATCCAATTTCAGGATGTTTCTTCATCTCTTTCCATTCAGATTCACTAAGTTTTCCCGGCTTGTCCAATATATTCTCATTAATTGCAATTTTTCCTATATCATGGAGCAATCCAACATTTTCTACCTTCTTTAATATATCCTCTTTCATTCCTAGGGCCTTTCCTAATTCTTGAGATAATTTTGCCACTCGTTGAGAATGTTCTTCTTCCCTTTTATTTTTCTCATATAGTGTCTTTATTATGGTTTCTATGGTTTTGCTTCTCATACTAGGTCCTTCAAAGAGTTTATTTGAATACATACTATCTTCAGCTTTTTTCAATACCTTGGAAATATTAGTATCCATATTATATTTAGTTCCAACGCCAAAGGATACAGATATTTCTATTTTAGATAATTTCTTATTTTTTAATTTAGCATTCAAATTTAATTTCTTTAATCGATTTACAACATCTTCTGCCTGTTTTTCACTAGTCCCTGGTAGGATAATTACGAATTCATCTCCACTGACCCTTGCTACTATATCTCCTTTTCTACAACCATCTGCCATAAGACTGCCCACAGTCTGTAACAACTCATCTCCAGCCTTATGCCCAAAGGAGTCATTTATGAGTTTCAATCCATTTACATCTGCCATTATGATTGTAAGAGGTAAACATTCTGGCATATCTAATCTAATAAGTTCCTCTTCAAAAAATCTTCTATTATATAATCCTGTTAATTGATCTTTATAGGATAGCCTCATTAGTTCCTTCTCCATTTTCTTCCTATTTGTTATATCTCCAACTACTGACAATACTTCTTTATGATTGAGTTTTACCATTCTAACTTCGTAATCATAACTAGTATTTGAAAATTCAAGAGCATATTCAAAGTTTTCCATAGTATCATTTTCCAATACAGATCTTATTTTTTCCATGGCAATATTTGATATTTCAGCAGAAAATAGTTCATGAATTTTTCTTCCTAAGAAATCCTCCTTTTGGAAATATAATTCATTACTATTAGATGCCTCTACTTCTAAGAACTTCCCCTCACTATCTATTATAAATAATATATCAGGCAGAGCTTCCATTATTGCATTGTTTTTTTCTAAAGCTTGTTTCAATTCTTTTTCCGATTTAACTAAATTAATATATTGATACCTCACCTCTTCTTCCATGGCTGCTAATTGTCCATAAGAGGCTTCTAATTCTTCATTTTGAGCTACTATTTCCTCACTATCTTGTTCTATTTGTTGAAGAAATTCTTGAGTTTTATTTAATACACAATTAATAGCATTTCTTAGTTGGGCAAAAGGATCTTTTTCATCTATTGACATACGATAACCGATATTTTCTTCGATATTTATATTTTTAATATCTCTGTCAAATTCATATATGGGAATTATTAAATTAACTTTTTGTAAATATATAAAGGATCCATAAATGATTATAGATATGATTAATGCTATAATAAGCATTCTTATAATAACCTCATTATTGCCTTTAAACTCCTCTAAAGACATGAAATTTCCAATAACCCAATCTGTGTCTTCCATTGATTGGTAAGATAGGTATCCTAAAACTCCATCTAGCTCCATCTCTATTCTTCCAGTCTTATTTTTGATAATCTCTTCATATATACCATTATATATACCATTTCCTATGGAATTGATATTCACCAAATCTTTGTTTACCTCATATTTATACTTTGGATGTGCCAATAGGTTCCCTGAACCATCTATTAAAAATGAATATCCTAAATCTCTAATTTTAGTACCTTGAACTATTTCTATAATTCCCTCCATACTAATATCCGCTGCTATGACACCTAGTAATTCTCCATTGTTATTATATACAGGTTGGGATATACCTATTATGAGTTCATTATCCTTTGCATCCTTATATATATCTGAAAATACAAGATTTTCTTCTTCTACAGCCTTTATATACCAATCTCTTTTTCTAATATCATAATCACTAGGCGGAATCCAACTGTCTGAATTTATGAGGACATTATTTATATCTCCAAAATATATTTGCTTAATTAAAGGCTGAATCTCCACTATTCTACGAAAATAATCCTTTACTTCATCCTCTGCCCATTTTTCTGTTGCCATATGTACTCCCATTCCAATAATATACTGGCTATAATGGTCTAAATTGTCTTTTATTTGGTAGCCTAAGTTTTCTATGGATTTTTCCATATTTAATTCTTTATTTTTAGTTATTACATTATTAAAATAAGAGTATTGGATTATTAATCCCATACAAACAATTATAGTCAATATCAGGGCGAATAGATAAAATCTCCTTTGAATAGTCCTCATATATACCACCTCGACAATTTAATATAAGCATATACTTTATTTGACGTGAACCTCACATGACTACAGTCACGTGCTTCTAGTATCAATACTTATACCCATATTATATACATTTACCATCCCCATAGGTAATGTTTTCCAAATATTCAAAAAAATGTTTCTTAAAGAAACATTTTTTCATAGTTATATATTAAATTCATTAGTTAACTTTACTAATTGTATCGCCCTATATTTCTTTATATCTATATCCGAATATGGTCTCTTCCTTCTTTATATAGCTCTTATCTACCATTTGTTTCAGCCTATCTTCTAAGGAGTCTAAGGTAAATGTAATATTAGCTTCCTTTTCAATTTCTATAACTATATCTAAAAGTTCTGTATCATTTATAGGTAGTTTAGATTTTATTATATTTAAAAACTTTTCATCATCTTCTTTTCCCTTGGTTTTTAACTCATCAAAGGGATTCTCTGTATGGGGGCTTGAACTTATGGCTGCTCTAATCCTTGCAAATATGGTTCTTCCCATGGAAGCCGAGGAAATAAATACGTCTCCTGTCCTTAAATAAGGAAGCCTTCTAGTTTCTTCCATTGTAAGGTCTGTTTCTTCCTTTATAGTCTGTATATCTGATGCCCTAACTGTTCTAAATATAAATTTAGTATTCAATTGAGCTGTTATAGTTTCATCTAATAATGTAGGTCTTTGAGTTGCCAAGATTAGAAATGCTCCATATTTTCGTCCTTCCTGAGATATTTCCTTAAGTATAGATTTAGATGGAGAATCATATCCTTTAGGCGCAAAGTTGTGGGCCTCATCTGTAACTACTATGAATGGTGGAAAATATTCTGAATGGATTTTCTTATATAAAGCATCTTTATAATCTCTTCTCTTATGATATAGGCTATTTAACAGGTAGGTACTAAATACTTGAAGAATTCTAGTATTACCTTGAATAACCATTAATTTCCCCCTTTGAAGCCCATCTTCTATTTCACGTACATCTTTAGAAAATATACCTTCGTTATCTAACCTTTTTAGTCTCCATATTATTCCCTTTACTGAGTTGTAAGGGCAAGTTTTATCGTAGGATAAATAAAGCTCTTTTCTCTTCTCCCATGCCTTTTTTTCTTCTTGATGATCTGCATAGTTAATCCTATTGTCTATCCTATCTATAGAACCTTCCTCTTGAGCCTCTGTCAACATCTGAAGTTTATTATAGAAGCTGCTGAAGGAATCCTTTCTCTTAAACAATACGTCTACTACATTGTTCATGGAATCAGTAAGGTGAGAAGCCGCATCTAGCAAGTTTTTTAAGTCCTGACTAGATAAATCCTCAAACTTAACTCCTACATGATACCCTACTTGCAGACATTTGAACTTGTCCTTAAAGTCTATGGTATGATCTTCTAAATATCCTGCCCTTTCACTAAAGTCCATTTCAAAATGCGGGTCTAATACTATAGTAGGAATATTTTGTTTCATTAATTCTTCCAGCACTACCCTAAGTCCAAAGGACTTACCTGAACCTGAACCACCGAATACTCCTATGTGAGGATAATGGTGCATAGATCTTACATCTAATATATATGGTATCTCCCTTTGAGGACACAGTCCCTTTTCTTCAAATGTATATAAAAGATTTTTATATTCTTCGTCCATATCTACAGCCATATCATCTGTATTTTTAATAACACCTAAAACTAAGCCATCTTCTTTTTTAGTCTTTATCATTAAATCTTTTACTTCATGGAATTCTGGAAGTCTAACATCTGCTCCTGTTTGTACTGGATACAAAGCTTCATTTAAAAGTCTTACCTTAGCTATATAAATAGTTTCCTCATCAATATTATAGCCTAGAGTCTTCAGAGATTCCAATACAGAAGAATCTACAAAGTCTCCTGCTATATTTAAGGGAATATATCTATTAAAAGTCTTAGCCTCAACAACTTCCCCCATCAAATCATTTTGATAAGGATCTTCTATAATTAAAAATTCATTTATTCTAAAATTCCTAGTCTTAGATCCTATAAACACTTCCTGTTGAGTAGTAATGCCGACTATTTGCATATTTTTCCTCCTTTTTAGTGATAACTATTTACCCTTTACTGCCTTTTAGCTCTTTCTGATACAAAAAACCTTTCATATAAATCTCTATCCATATATCTTTCCATAAGCCCCTTCATTATGGCATCAGATATCTGTACTTCTTTATCTACTATATCTAGCCATAAAGGCACACCTCTGCTATTTTCTGGTGTTAAGGTAAATACTAGTCTGCCCATTTCTTCTAAGTATTCCTTTTGACTATCTATTATGTCCATACCTATGACTGTAGGCTGAAGAGATGATCTCATAAAGAGAGAAGAATATCCTTCTATATTCTTTTTATTTACTTCATCATTTATGATTATCATTTCACCATATTTAAGCTGCCCAAAGAGCAATTCTCTATCATAAACATCTACACTCATATTAGAGTATACTTCCTTTAGTTTATCTCCTATAATAGAAGTCTTTATATCCTTTATAACTCCAACTAATAATATCCCTTGTTTTTCACATTCTTCCCTTAGATTTATCCAGGAGTCATAGGAATATATATTATATCTAATTAAAGAACCATCCATAAGTATTGCATAGGGCTTATGGCTTCTTACAGCTTCAAGGGCAACTTCTACTTCTATACTGGCTAATAATTTGTTTCTCTGTTCAGCTATTTCCTTTTCATCCTCTGCTAATATGCTTCTCTCCTTATCTGGAATCAAAGGTGTATATAGATCTGACTTAAATATAGGTTTATTATTGACTATTGTAGACTTTGCCAATCCCTGAAATATATCTACAAAATGAGGATAAGCTCCGCCTATACGATTAGTAGAGCCATCTACCCCAACAATACCACCCTTAGCTTCATATAAGGCTAAATATTTATTATCTAGCTTTTCAAGAAAAGTAACCTTTCCTATATATTCTTCTATAAACTTTCTCAAAGATGGCTTGTCTATGGAAAGAACTTCCCTATACCTCTCTTCCATGGAACTATTAAGACTAGATACTTTCTCCTTTAGTTCATTATGTATATTATAAATAAAAATCACCCCCGCTATTTTAGTGAATAACTAATAACTAATAGTGAATAGTTGAAAAGATTAAAAGACACTCCTGCCTAACTACAAGCTATTCACTATTAACTATTCACTGATTTTAACCGATATTCTATATACTTCATTCTTCGCCACTCCATATTCATGGGCTATTTTTTTTACTGCTTCTTTTTTTGTCATTCCTTCCTCTATAAATTTCCTAAGTAAGGATTCTATATCTACTTC
Encoded proteins:
- the trpE gene encoding anthranilate synthase component I; protein product: MYPDYEEFKRLSKERKVVSISLEIDGDMETPISLFSKLCKCKKTFLLESVEGGIKWGRYSYMGRNPFMEIMAYGNEVTIIKEDETIKKEGDAFSIVQEIIDKYKIAPIESPEDFTGGAVGFIGYDLIKDGNGVVSTNKDSIKTPDLHLLLPKNIIIYDHIRQKIKIVVILEIGESLKETYEEGVLEIEKAKEEILETKLYIEKEAKIHFEEVYYTSNETKESFIEKVLEAKKYIKSGELLQVVLSQRLDFHTKIDPFESYRKLRVLNPSPYMYYIDFGFYHIVGSSPETLVKVNKDKVETCPIAGTRPRGKDLEEDEIYAKNLLEDQKEQKEHLMLVDLSKEDIEKISEDGTVEVDRFMEIQKYSHVMHIVSHVTGKIKKGLSNYDVIKVCAPAGTVSGAPKLRALEIIEKLENRKRGIYAGAIGYLGFDGNMDTCIAIRTIVFMDNIAYIQAGAGIVSDSNPESEYEETLRKARALVECIGEGSKICSQQ
- a CDS encoding 3D domain-containing protein codes for the protein MENYPISKTWKFLVLAALTIAITVSLGFFMYQGSISDITLQVEDEVIEVASKAKTVEAFLKSEGISIEEDTYINVNLDTEIEDNMNIIIKQPKSYTISFNAGDLDIRSVHSTVREILDDQGIVLGEKDFTYPELHKKISSGDKIELFQVEEKIETVEDVIPFERTVNKNHKLDYGVVQTVQQGKNGLKKSQYKKEYVNGVLRSTELVKEEIVTKPVSEIVEKGTNNLIVTSRGNTSYRKAVTMTATAYDLSFESCGKRPGDKYYGLTASGTKVRPGVVAVDPKVIPLGTKLYVKSLDGAKDYGFAVAEDTGGAIKGNKIDLFFESGKDVSNFGRRKVKVYILN
- a CDS encoding DNA double-strand break repair nuclease NurA; the encoded protein is MIFIYNIHNELKEKVSSLNSSMEERYREVLSIDKPSLRKFIEEYIGKVTFLEKLDNKYLALYEAKGGIVGVDGSTNRIGGAYPHFVDIFQGLAKSTIVNNKPIFKSDLYTPLIPDKERSILAEDEKEIAEQRNKLLASIEVEVALEAVRSHKPYAILMDGSLIRYNIYSYDSWINLREECEKQGILLVGVIKDIKTSIIGDKLKEVYSNMSVDVYDRELLFGQLKYGEMIIINDEVNKKNIEGYSSLFMRSSLQPTVIGMDIIDSQKEYLEEMGRLVFTLTPENSRGVPLWLDIVDKEVQISDAIMKGLMERYMDRDLYERFFVSERAKRQ
- a CDS encoding diguanylate cyclase, with protein sequence MRTIQRRFYLFALILTIIVCMGLIIQYSYFNNVITKNKELNMEKSIENLGYQIKDNLDHYSQYIIGMGVHMATEKWAEDEVKDYFRRIVEIQPLIKQIYFGDINNVLINSDSWIPPSDYDIRKRDWYIKAVEEENLVFSDIYKDAKDNELIIGISQPVYNNNGELLGVIAADISMEGIIEIVQGTKIRDLGYSFLIDGSGNLLAHPKYKYEVNKDLVNINSIGNGIYNGIYEEIIKNKTGRIEMELDGVLGYLSYQSMEDTDWVIGNFMSLEEFKGNNEVIIRMLIIALIISIIIYGSFIYLQKVNLIIPIYEFDRDIKNINIEENIGYRMSIDEKDPFAQLRNAINCVLNKTQEFLQQIEQDSEEIVAQNEELEASYGQLAAMEEEVRYQYINLVKSEKELKQALEKNNAIMEALPDILFIIDSEGKFLEVEASNSNELYFQKEDFLGRKIHELFSAEISNIAMEKIRSVLENDTMENFEYALEFSNTSYDYEVRMVKLNHKEVLSVVGDITNRKKMEKELMRLSYKDQLTGLYNRRFFEEELIRLDMPECLPLTIIMADVNGLKLINDSFGHKAGDELLQTVGSLMADGCRKGDIVARVSGDEFVIILPGTSEKQAEDVVNRLKKLNLNAKLKNKKLSKIEISVSFGVGTKYNMDTNISKVLKKAEDSMYSNKLFEGPSMRSKTIETIIKTLYEKNKREEEHSQRVAKLSQELGKALGMKEDILKKVENVGLLHDIGKIAINENILDKPGKLSESEWKEMKKHPEIGYRILSTVNEMSEIAEYILSHHERYDGLGYPKGLKGDEIPLISRIIAIADSYDAMAADRVYRKALPHDKIIIEFKNNAGTQFDPYLAKVFVEEVLKCKWNEIN
- a CDS encoding ATP-binding protein, giving the protein MQIVGITTQQEVFIGSKTRNFRINEFLIIEDPYQNDLMGEVVEAKTFNRYIPLNIAGDFVDSSVLESLKTLGYNIDEETIYIAKVRLLNEALYPVQTGADVRLPEFHEVKDLMIKTKKEDGLVLGVIKNTDDMAVDMDEEYKNLLYTFEEKGLCPQREIPYILDVRSMHHYPHIGVFGGSGSGKSFGLRVVLEELMKQNIPTIVLDPHFEMDFSERAGYLEDHTIDFKDKFKCLQVGYHVGVKFEDLSSQDLKNLLDAASHLTDSMNNVVDVLFKRKDSFSSFYNKLQMLTEAQEEGSIDRIDNRINYADHQEEKKAWEKRKELYLSYDKTCPYNSVKGIIWRLKRLDNEGIFSKDVREIEDGLQRGKLMVIQGNTRILQVFSTYLLNSLYHKRRDYKDALYKKIHSEYFPPFIVVTDEAHNFAPKGYDSPSKSILKEISQEGRKYGAFLILATQRPTLLDETITAQLNTKFIFRTVRASDIQTIKEETDLTMEETRRLPYLRTGDVFISSASMGRTIFARIRAAISSSPHTENPFDELKTKGKEDDEKFLNIIKSKLPINDTELLDIVIEIEKEANITFTLDSLEDRLKQMVDKSYIKKEETIFGYRYKEI